The following are encoded together in the Flavobacterium haoranii genome:
- a CDS encoding YceI family protein produces MKNTIKSIFLAAVTLITFSANAQTSKKVDVSKSNIHWVGKKVTGQHEGTISLQDGELIFKGKKLAGGNFTVDMTSINTTDLDGEWKGKLDGHLKSDDFFGVEKFKTATLKFKKIAAKGNGVYTVFADLTIKGKTNPVNFDLTVNENTATTKLVIDRTKYDIKYGSGSFFENLGDKTIYDDFELNVTLSF; encoded by the coding sequence ATGAAAAACACTATTAAATCAATCTTTTTAGCAGCCGTTACTCTAATAACGTTTTCTGCTAATGCACAAACTTCTAAGAAAGTAGATGTTTCTAAAAGTAACATTCACTGGGTAGGTAAAAAAGTTACCGGACAACATGAAGGAACAATTTCTTTACAAGACGGTGAATTAATTTTTAAAGGTAAAAAATTAGCTGGTGGTAATTTTACTGTTGACATGACTTCAATAAATACTACTGATTTAGATGGAGAATGGAAAGGAAAACTTGACGGACACTTAAAATCTGATGATTTTTTTGGTGTTGAAAAATTTAAAACTGCTACTTTAAAATTCAAAAAAATTGCTGCTAAAGGTAATGGAGTTTACACTGTATTTGCTGATTTAACTATCAAAGGAAAAACAAATCCAGTAAACTTTGACTTAACTGTTAATGAAAATACAGCTACTACTAAGTTAGTAATTGACAGAACTAAATATGATATTAAATATGGTTCTGGTTCTTTCTTCGAAAATTTAGGAGACAAAACTATTTACGACGATTTTGAATTAAACGTTACCTTATCATTCTAA
- a CDS encoding Crp/Fnr family transcriptional regulator yields the protein MGKCEQCIVREFSSLKALNKEELLKLADCKSTYTIKKGEPIFEEGETINGIYCIKDGVCKLTKLSANGKDQIVKLVKSGELLGQRSMISDEAANLSAVALEDMQVCFVPKKEVLDFFNGNNQFSMNVMKTICGDLKEADDHMVSMAQKSVKERLAETILFLDDNFGRNEDGTLRIQLSREELAGMIGTATESCIRLLSEFNKSNYIELVGKKIKIVDKNKLKRLSE from the coding sequence ATGGGCAAATGTGAACAATGTATTGTAAGAGAATTTAGTTCCTTAAAGGCTCTTAATAAAGAAGAATTACTAAAACTAGCCGATTGTAAATCAACCTATACAATTAAAAAAGGTGAACCCATTTTTGAAGAAGGTGAAACTATTAATGGTATTTATTGTATTAAAGATGGTGTTTGTAAATTAACAAAACTTAGTGCAAATGGTAAAGATCAAATTGTAAAACTTGTTAAATCGGGAGAACTTTTAGGTCAACGTTCAATGATTAGTGACGAAGCAGCAAATTTAAGTGCTGTAGCTTTAGAAGATATGCAAGTTTGTTTTGTTCCCAAAAAAGAAGTATTAGATTTCTTTAATGGAAACAATCAGTTTTCTATGAATGTTATGAAAACTATTTGTGGCGATTTAAAAGAAGCTGATGACCATATGGTTTCTATGGCTCAAAAAAGTGTTAAAGAAAGACTTGCTGAAACTATCTTATTTTTAGATGATAATTTTGGTAGAAATGAGGATGGAACATTAAGAATTCAACTTTCGAGAGAAGAATTAGCTGGAATGATTGGAACAGCAACAGAAAGTTGTATTCGTTTACTTTCAGAATTTAATAAAAGTAATTACATTGAACTAGTTGGTAAAAAAATTAAGATTGTAGATAAAAATAAACTGAAAAGATTATCAGAATAA
- a CDS encoding rhodanese-like domain-containing protein encodes MNLSQKDWWSQFLADPNGVILDVRTEEENAAKKIPGSLNIDIYKGQGFVYLVDELDKTKNYYVYCLAGGRSAQACSIMNQLGFENTYNLIGGISEWEGPTE; translated from the coding sequence ATGAATTTATCACAAAAAGATTGGTGGAGTCAGTTTTTAGCAGATCCAAACGGAGTAATTTTAGATGTAAGGACGGAAGAAGAAAATGCTGCTAAAAAGATTCCAGGTTCTTTAAATATTGATATATATAAAGGACAAGGATTTGTTTATCTAGTAGATGAATTAGATAAAACCAAAAATTATTATGTGTATTGCTTAGCTGGTGGAAGAAGTGCTCAAGCGTGTAGTATTATGAATCAATTAGGTTTTGAAAATACATATAATTTAATAGGAGGAATTTCTGAATGGGAAGGACCAACAGAATAA
- the ccoG gene encoding cytochrome c oxidase accessory protein CcoG → MSNINLPDESFRDSISTITKEGKRNYIFPKKPSGKFYDKRKILSYVLLVFLISAPFVKINGNQFLMFNVLERRFNIFGFPFWPQDFHLFVISMIIGVVGLTLFTVAFGRIFCGWFCPQTIFMEMVFRRIEFWIDGDRGAQLRLAKQKWDAEKIRKRLTKWVLFFLISFGIANVFLAYLVGSDELLKMITEGPAKNLHTLVALLIFTAVFYFVFAWFREQVCIIACPYGRMQGVLLDNKSINVAYDHVRGEGENGRKKWRNGEDRTAAGYGDCIDCNQCVVVCPTGIDIRNGTQLECVNCTACIDECDTIMEKVGLPKGLIRYASEDEITNKEKFKLTTRMKGYIVVLSLLIVALISMLFLRGEVEATILRLPGQTFQHKGENISNVYTFKVVNKTVKELDSIHFKLVEPKGQLIPVGNEYVKVKEQGLGQGTFFVEIHPAFLTGDKTKIQIEVYDGKELIETISTNFLGPRSFN, encoded by the coding sequence ATGTCAAATATTAATCTTCCAGATGAAAGTTTTAGAGATAGTATAAGTACTATTACTAAAGAAGGAAAAAGAAATTACATTTTTCCAAAAAAACCTTCTGGTAAATTTTACGATAAAAGAAAAATTTTAAGCTACGTTTTATTAGTTTTTCTTATCTCGGCTCCGTTTGTAAAAATAAATGGAAACCAGTTTTTGATGTTCAATGTATTAGAGAGAAGATTTAATATTTTTGGGTTTCCTTTCTGGCCACAAGACTTCCATTTATTTGTAATTTCAATGATAATTGGAGTTGTAGGTTTAACATTATTTACTGTAGCTTTTGGTAGAATTTTTTGTGGTTGGTTTTGTCCGCAAACTATTTTCATGGAAATGGTTTTCCGTAGAATTGAATTTTGGATTGATGGAGATAGAGGAGCACAATTACGTTTAGCAAAACAAAAATGGGATGCAGAAAAAATAAGAAAGCGTTTAACAAAATGGGTTTTATTCTTCCTTATTTCATTTGGAATTGCCAATGTTTTCTTAGCGTATTTAGTAGGAAGTGACGAACTTCTTAAAATGATAACAGAAGGTCCGGCTAAAAATTTACATACATTAGTTGCATTATTAATTTTTACAGCTGTATTTTATTTTGTCTTTGCATGGTTTAGAGAGCAAGTTTGTATCATTGCTTGTCCTTATGGAAGAATGCAAGGTGTATTATTAGACAATAAATCTATTAATGTCGCTTATGATCATGTAAGAGGAGAAGGAGAAAATGGAAGAAAAAAATGGCGTAATGGAGAAGATAGAACCGCAGCAGGTTATGGAGATTGTATCGATTGTAACCAATGTGTTGTTGTTTGTCCAACAGGAATTGATATCCGTAATGGAACTCAGTTAGAATGTGTAAACTGTACCGCATGTATCGATGAGTGTGATACTATTATGGAAAAAGTTGGTTTACCAAAAGGATTAATTCGATATGCAAGTGAAGATGAAATAACCAACAAAGAAAAGTTCAAGTTAACAACGAGAATGAAAGGCTATATAGTGGTTCTTTCATTACTTATTGTAGCTTTAATTAGTATGTTATTTTTACGAGGTGAAGTAGAAGCTACTATTTTACGCTTACCTGGACAAACTTTTCAGCATAAAGGCGAAAATATTAGCAATGTTTATACTTTTAAAGTAGTAAATAAAACCGTTAAAGAATTAGATAGTATTCATTTTAAATTAGTAGAACCAAAAGGGCAACTTATACCAGTAGGTAATGAATATGTAAAAGTTAAAGAACAAGGATTAGGTCAAGGAACATTTTTTGTAGAAATTCATCCTGCATTTTTAACTGGAGATAAAACCAAAATTCAAATTGAAGTTTATGACGGAAAAGAATTAATAGAAACAATTTCTACAAATTTCTTAGGTCCAAGAAGCTTTAATTAA
- a CDS encoding FixH family protein, with protein MKINWGTGVVIAFGLFISFILYFVIKVQSNPEYDNELVTAEYYKKEATVQSDIEKQKNANALETKLEITKTDEGIVVSFPKTFKPEVIKGKVSLYRPSNQKLDFEVPISISTSYLLIPKSNLDGGLWDITVDWSYESTDYLNKETIYF; from the coding sequence ATGAAAATAAATTGGGGAACAGGAGTTGTAATTGCATTCGGACTTTTTATAAGTTTTATCCTGTATTTTGTAATAAAAGTGCAATCTAATCCAGAATATGATAACGAATTAGTTACAGCCGAATATTATAAAAAAGAGGCAACTGTTCAATCAGACATTGAGAAACAAAAAAATGCAAACGCATTAGAAACTAAACTAGAGATTACAAAAACAGATGAAGGAATTGTAGTTTCTTTTCCAAAAACATTTAAACCAGAAGTTATTAAAGGCAAAGTGTCCCTTTACAGACCGTCAAACCAAAAGTTAGATTTTGAAGTTCCTATTTCAATTTCTACTTCATATTTGCTCATACCTAAAAGTAATTTGGATGGCGGTCTTTGGGACATTACTGTAGATTGGTCTTATGAATCGACCGATTATTTAAACAAAGAAACAATTTATTTTTAA
- a CDS encoding NAD(P)H-dependent oxidoreductase codes for MNSFITNQNWRYATKKFDATKKVSNEDLQTLKEAIQLSTSSYGLQPYKVLIIENPEVRKQLQPVSWGQSQIVDASHLIVFANYTNINETHIDNYINNIAQSRKLNVEDLAGYSDFMKSKILALPQEQLAVWTSKQTYLALGNLINAAAELKIDVTPMEGFEPAKYNEILGLNELGLNASLVAPIGYRHDEDVNQHLAKVRKPLDELFETI; via the coding sequence ATGAATTCCTTTATTACAAATCAAAATTGGCGTTACGCTACTAAAAAATTCGATGCTACTAAAAAAGTATCAAACGAAGATTTACAAACATTAAAAGAAGCTATTCAATTGAGTACTTCATCTTATGGTTTACAACCATACAAAGTATTAATAATCGAAAATCCTGAAGTAAGAAAACAATTACAACCTGTTTCTTGGGGCCAATCTCAAATTGTAGATGCTTCTCATTTAATAGTTTTTGCAAATTATACAAACATTAATGAAACTCACATCGACAATTACATTAACAACATTGCTCAATCAAGAAAGTTAAATGTTGAAGATTTAGCAGGTTATAGTGATTTCATGAAGTCTAAAATTCTTGCTTTACCACAAGAACAACTAGCTGTTTGGACATCTAAACAAACATACTTAGCATTAGGAAACTTAATAAATGCCGCAGCTGAATTAAAAATTGATGTTACTCCAATGGAAGGGTTTGAACCAGCAAAATACAATGAAATTTTAGGATTAAATGAATTAGGATTAAACGCTTCTTTGGTTGCTCCTATTGGATACAGACATGATGAAGATGTAAACCAACATTTAGCCAAAGTAAGAAAACCCTTAGACGAATTATTTGAAACAATATAA
- a CDS encoding cytochrome C oxidase subunit IV, with amino-acid sequence MLKFVKHNLETITDVEVYPIISLAIFFVVFVAFFVWAMTYSKEKINELSDLPFKEN; translated from the coding sequence ATGCTAAAGTTTGTAAAACATAATCTTGAAACAATAACAGATGTTGAGGTTTACCCAATAATCTCATTAGCCATCTTCTTTGTTGTATTCGTTGCATTCTTTGTATGGGCTATGACTTATAGTAAAGAAAAAATTAACGAATTAAGTGATTTACCTTTTAAAGAAAATTAA
- a CDS encoding endonuclease yields the protein MKKNYTILTLLFALISVAQIPTGYYDSALLTSPLTGYTLKTQLKKIIDDQADGLSPEYLHADQGYGALWTLYANNNAFHDIYYENDNTILDMYSENPTGTDPYNFIVSTDQCGSYNGEGDCYNREHLVPQSYFDHFATNPMKNDPFHAVPSDGSVNGARNNLPFGVVNSANYTSQNGSKRGSNLINAYSTYNGTVFEPLDEFKGDIARSFFYFATRYEDLMDDFYSGANASTCEAKNMFDGSINKVFSDAFILRLIKWHLDDPVSQKEINQNNAIFAHQNNRNPYIDHPEFICQIYPTQCTQIANLSTNSFATNYISVYPNPSNNGNFTINSTEDLTRIAIYNINGQLIQEENNPSKINDNYEITGLASGFYFLELSNNSAKQIKKILVN from the coding sequence ATGAAAAAAAATTACACTATTTTAACCTTATTGTTTGCATTAATTTCAGTTGCTCAAATACCTACTGGATATTATGACTCAGCTTTATTAACAAGTCCTCTAACAGGATACACTTTAAAAACTCAATTAAAAAAAATAATTGATGATCAAGCTGATGGTCTTAGTCCAGAATATCTACACGCTGATCAAGGATACGGCGCATTATGGACTTTGTACGCAAATAACAATGCTTTCCATGATATTTATTATGAAAATGACAATACTATATTAGACATGTATTCTGAGAACCCTACTGGTACAGATCCTTATAACTTTATAGTTTCTACTGACCAATGTGGCTCATATAATGGAGAAGGTGATTGTTATAATAGAGAACATTTGGTTCCTCAATCTTATTTTGATCATTTTGCAACTAACCCAATGAAAAACGATCCTTTTCATGCAGTGCCTTCTGATGGTTCTGTAAATGGAGCTAGAAACAATTTACCATTTGGTGTTGTTAATTCAGCAAATTACACGTCTCAAAATGGTTCTAAAAGAGGTTCTAATTTAATTAATGCTTATTCTACTTATAATGGAACAGTGTTTGAACCACTAGATGAATTTAAAGGTGATATTGCTAGAAGTTTCTTTTATTTTGCAACACGTTATGAAGATTTAATGGATGATTTTTATTCTGGAGCAAATGCATCTACTTGTGAAGCTAAAAATATGTTTGATGGTTCAATTAATAAAGTTTTTTCTGATGCTTTTATTTTAAGATTGATAAAATGGCATTTAGATGATCCTGTTTCTCAAAAAGAAATTAATCAAAATAATGCAATTTTTGCACATCAAAACAATAGAAATCCTTACATTGACCATCCAGAGTTTATCTGTCAAATCTATCCTACTCAATGTACACAAATTGCTAATTTAAGTACTAATAGTTTTGCAACAAATTATATATCTGTATATCCAAATCCGAGTAATAACGGTAATTTTACAATAAATTCAACAGAAGATTTAACAAGAATCGCAATTTATAATATTAATGGTCAATTAATTCAAGAAGAAAATAATCCTTCAAAAATTAACGACAATTATGAAATTACAGGTTTAGCTTCTGGTTTTTACTTCTTAGAATTAAGTAATAACTCGGCAAAACAAATTAAAAAGATATTGGTTAACTAA
- a CDS encoding MarR family winged helix-turn-helix transcriptional regulator: MKIEEIIKTISTVSIEKKILLNILYTQNVISEKFNEILKPYDLSTEQFNVLRILRGQKGHPANMCVIQERMIAKTSNTTRLVDKLLAKDLVTREVCPDNRRKMEVSITQKGLDLLASLDPLVVEHEKSFTQNLTEAELQELNKLLEKFRKIK; the protein is encoded by the coding sequence ATGAAGATTGAAGAAATAATAAAAACAATATCCACAGTAAGCATTGAAAAGAAAATTTTACTAAACATACTGTATACTCAAAATGTTATTTCAGAAAAGTTTAATGAAATTTTAAAACCTTACGATCTTTCTACAGAACAATTTAATGTTCTTAGAATTTTACGTGGACAAAAAGGACATCCTGCAAATATGTGTGTCATTCAGGAACGAATGATTGCTAAAACAAGTAATACTACTCGATTAGTTGATAAATTATTAGCTAAAGATTTAGTAACTAGAGAAGTTTGTCCGGATAATAGAAGAAAAATGGAAGTTTCAATTACTCAAAAAGGATTAGACTTATTAGCTTCTTTAGATCCTTTAGTTGTGGAACACGAAAAAAGTTTTACTCAAAATTTAACAGAAGCCGAGCTTCAAGAATTAAATAAATTATTAGAAAAATTTAGAAAAATTAAATAA
- the ccoS gene encoding cbb3-type cytochrome oxidase assembly protein CcoS: MSVIYILITVSIVVAVIFLIAFINAVRTGQYDDDYTPSVRMLFDDEVKKNTNKLINTQTEKQKSI, translated from the coding sequence ATGAGCGTTATTTACATTTTAATCACAGTAAGTATAGTTGTGGCTGTTATCTTCTTGATAGCTTTCATCAACGCTGTTCGAACAGGTCAGTATGATGATGACTATACGCCTTCAGTCAGAATGCTTTTTGACGACGAGGTAAAGAAAAACACTAACAAATTAATAAATACACAAACAGAGAAACAAAAATCAATCTAA
- a CDS encoding heavy metal translocating P-type ATPase translates to MDTKNCFHCGVEIDEKSIVNFDEKDFCCTGCKNVYEIFSQNDLTCYYDFQSAPGATPQDIQGKYDFLDNTEIVSKLLEFDEDKTTIVSLYIPHIHCSSCIWILENLQKLQEGIIISQVNFPEKKVRITFNKEYVTLKRIVNLLSSIGYEPYISLENFDTGKKEIDRSLIYKLGVAFFCFGNIMLLSFPEYFEVEEFWINQYRGFFRWLIFVLALPSFIYSASDYYKSAYKSIRSGILNIDIPIALGIIVMFVRSTIDIIMDYGQGFFDSLTGLVFFMLLGKLFQQKTYSFLSFERDYKSYFPIAVTKINNGKEEQVQVYDIEKGDRLLIRNQELIPVDGILISPKTSIDYSFVTGEEVPIEKVSGDKVFAGGKQLGTIIEMEVLFSVSQSYLTQLWSNDVFQKKIEQKHKTITDKVSHYFTPILLLLSVVVLIFWLFIDTYQAFNVFTAVLIVACPCALALTAPFTLGNVLRIMGRKKMYLKNAIVIEQLAKVDAIVFDKTGTITTNKKTSITYEGEPLNDFELKLLKNTLRGSNHPLSRRLYDYLPDFEVIHPLDFEEIIGKGINASFTEGKVKLGSSDYLAHFSENTHKKTKVHVEIKGVYKGSFVFNNQYRKGLEELFESLSKKYELTVLSGDNDGERKILEKMLPASTRLVFNQKPEQKLEYIEKLQAEGKNVMMVGDGLNDAGALAQSNVGIAISENVNVFSPACDGIMDASQFSKIDYYMKFSKNAMKTIYMSFGLSLLYNIVGLSFAITGNLSPLVAAIIMPLSSITVVSFVTIMTNIYSKIK, encoded by the coding sequence ATGGATACAAAAAATTGTTTCCATTGTGGTGTTGAAATAGACGAAAAAAGTATCGTTAATTTCGACGAAAAAGACTTTTGTTGTACTGGTTGTAAGAATGTGTATGAGATTTTTAGTCAAAATGATTTAACGTGTTATTACGATTTTCAATCGGCTCCTGGAGCTACACCACAAGACATACAAGGAAAATATGATTTTTTAGACAATACAGAAATTGTTTCTAAACTTCTAGAGTTTGACGAAGATAAAACTACAATTGTTTCATTGTATATTCCGCATATACACTGTAGTTCGTGTATTTGGATTTTAGAGAACTTACAAAAACTTCAAGAAGGAATAATAATTTCCCAAGTTAACTTTCCAGAGAAAAAGGTTAGAATTACATTTAATAAAGAATATGTAACGCTTAAACGAATAGTAAACCTTTTAAGTTCTATTGGTTATGAACCTTACATAAGTCTCGAAAATTTTGATACGGGAAAAAAAGAAATTGATCGTAGTTTAATTTATAAACTTGGAGTTGCTTTCTTTTGTTTTGGAAATATCATGTTATTATCATTTCCTGAGTATTTTGAAGTTGAAGAGTTTTGGATTAACCAATATAGAGGATTTTTTAGATGGTTAATTTTTGTATTAGCATTACCTTCTTTTATTTATTCAGCTAGTGATTACTATAAATCAGCATACAAAAGTATTCGTTCTGGTATTTTAAATATAGACATTCCTATTGCCTTAGGGATCATTGTAATGTTTGTAAGAAGTACTATAGATATTATAATGGATTATGGTCAAGGTTTTTTCGATAGTTTAACAGGACTAGTTTTCTTTATGTTATTAGGTAAGTTGTTCCAACAAAAAACATACAGCTTTTTATCTTTTGAACGCGATTATAAATCTTATTTTCCCATAGCTGTTACTAAAATTAATAATGGAAAAGAAGAGCAAGTTCAAGTATATGACATTGAAAAGGGAGACCGACTTTTAATCAGAAATCAAGAGTTAATTCCAGTAGATGGTATTTTAATTTCTCCTAAAACTTCAATTGATTACAGTTTTGTTACTGGAGAAGAAGTTCCTATTGAAAAAGTTTCGGGAGATAAAGTATTTGCTGGTGGAAAACAATTGGGCACAATTATAGAAATGGAAGTTTTGTTTTCAGTTTCTCAAAGTTATTTAACGCAATTGTGGAGTAATGATGTTTTTCAAAAGAAAATAGAACAAAAGCACAAAACAATTACTGATAAAGTAAGTCATTATTTTACTCCTATATTATTATTACTTTCAGTAGTAGTATTAATTTTTTGGTTATTCATAGATACTTACCAAGCTTTTAATGTATTTACAGCGGTATTAATTGTTGCTTGTCCGTGTGCTTTAGCCTTAACTGCTCCATTTACTTTAGGAAACGTTTTACGAATAATGGGAAGAAAGAAAATGTATTTAAAAAATGCTATTGTAATTGAACAATTAGCAAAAGTCGATGCCATTGTATTTGATAAAACAGGAACTATAACAACAAATAAAAAGACTTCAATTACTTATGAAGGTGAACCTTTAAATGATTTTGAATTAAAACTTTTGAAAAATACATTACGAGGTTCAAATCATCCTTTAAGTAGAAGACTTTATGATTATTTACCAGATTTTGAAGTGATTCATCCATTAGATTTTGAAGAAATTATAGGAAAAGGAATTAACGCTTCTTTTACAGAAGGGAAAGTAAAACTCGGTTCTTCAGATTATTTGGCACACTTTAGTGAAAACACACATAAAAAAACCAAAGTTCATGTTGAAATAAAAGGTGTTTATAAAGGAAGTTTTGTTTTTAATAACCAATATAGAAAAGGTTTAGAAGAACTTTTCGAATCATTATCTAAAAAATATGAATTAACGGTTTTATCTGGTGATAATGATGGTGAAAGGAAAATTTTAGAAAAGATGCTTCCAGCAAGTACACGACTTGTTTTTAATCAAAAACCTGAACAAAAATTAGAATATATCGAAAAGTTACAAGCCGAAGGCAAGAATGTGATGATGGTTGGCGATGGTTTAAATGATGCTGGGGCTTTAGCACAAAGTAATGTAGGAATAGCTATTTCAGAAAATGTAAATGTATTTTCTCCAGCCTGCGACGGAATTATGGATGCAAGCCAGTTCTCGAAAATAGATTATTACATGAAGTTTTCTAAAAATGCTATGAAGACTATTTACATGAGTTTTGGCTTGTCATTATTGTACAATATTGTAGGATTAAGTTTTGCTATTACAGGAAATTTATCGCCTTTAGTAGCGGCAATTATTATGCCTCTTAGTTCAATAACAGTAGTAAGCTTTGTAACAATTATGACAAATATATATTCTAAGATTAAATAA
- a CDS encoding sulfite exporter TauE/SafE family protein — MLYTALIFGLVSSLHCVGMCGPIAMMLPVDRSNETKRVLQILTYHLGKLSAYGSLGLVFGILGKGFFLAGIQQQLSITVGIFMIAVAIIPEKEFAKYNFSKPIYKIISKVKSSLGNQFKKKSFQSLFTIGLLNGFLPCGMVYVALFGALAMNSIQMSVLYMILFGIGTIPLMSIVVYLSNIVTVSFRSKIQRIIPFVAVFIGLLFILRGLNLNIPYISPGTIDLFVQSEANCH, encoded by the coding sequence ATGCTTTATACCGCTTTAATATTTGGTTTAGTTAGTAGTCTGCACTGCGTTGGTATGTGTGGGCCTATTGCTATGATGCTACCAGTAGATAGAAGCAATGAAACAAAAAGAGTATTACAAATACTAACATACCATTTAGGAAAGTTATCGGCTTATGGAAGTTTAGGATTAGTTTTTGGAATTTTAGGAAAAGGTTTCTTTTTGGCGGGAATTCAGCAACAACTTTCAATTACTGTTGGAATTTTTATGATTGCTGTTGCCATAATACCCGAAAAAGAGTTTGCAAAATATAATTTCTCTAAACCTATCTATAAAATTATTTCTAAAGTTAAAAGTTCTCTTGGTAACCAATTTAAAAAGAAATCATTTCAATCTTTATTTACAATTGGGTTGTTAAATGGATTTTTACCTTGTGGAATGGTTTATGTTGCGCTATTTGGTGCTTTAGCTATGAATTCAATCCAAATGAGCGTTTTGTATATGATTTTGTTTGGTATAGGAACTATTCCTTTAATGAGCATTGTCGTATATTTATCGAATATAGTAACAGTTTCTTTTAGATCGAAAATACAACGCATAATACCTTTTGTTGCAGTTTTTATTGGACTGTTATTTATATTAAGAGGACTTAATTTAAATATACCATATATTTCACCAGGTACAATTGATTTATTTGTGCAAAGCGAAGCTAACTGTCATTAA
- a CDS encoding cbb3-type cytochrome c oxidase N-terminal domain-containing protein, which yields MKKLIPSYIRVPLIFAVVMAGMEYFIDSGDKPAFIEYPMVALFLGVFLFLLIAIEIVVSAVDKVTYHLLTDEQKKQLEEAQSMSFADSKFMKMLTRSKDIDQEDDVMLDHDYDGIKELDNVLPPWWVGLFYACVVFAIIYLIRFHVMGDYTQAEEFVAEMEQSDKQVQEYLKNAPDLMDKDKVTLLTDAPAIAEGKKIFESNCVACHRPDAGGAIGPNLTDKFWILGGGIKNVFNTISEGGRSGKGMVPWKESLKPTEIQKVASYVLSLQGSNPKDGKPAEGDEWVEEGAAPSTEATTEVVETVVDSTKTE from the coding sequence ATGAAAAAATTAATTCCATCATATATTAGAGTTCCATTAATCTTTGCTGTAGTCATGGCAGGAATGGAATACTTTATCGACTCTGGTGATAAGCCAGCGTTTATAGAGTACCCAATGGTAGCATTGTTTTTAGGAGTATTTTTATTTCTATTAATTGCTATAGAAATTGTAGTGAGTGCAGTTGATAAAGTAACTTATCATTTATTAACTGACGAACAGAAAAAACAATTAGAAGAAGCACAATCAATGTCTTTTGCAGATAGTAAGTTCATGAAAATGCTTACTCGTTCAAAAGATATCGATCAGGAAGATGACGTTATGCTAGACCACGATTATGATGGTATTAAAGAATTAGATAACGTTTTACCACCATGGTGGGTAGGTTTATTTTATGCTTGTGTGGTATTTGCAATTATTTATTTGATTCGTTTTCATGTTATGGGCGATTATACACAAGCAGAAGAATTTGTTGCAGAAATGGAACAAAGCGATAAACAAGTACAAGAGTATCTTAAAAATGCTCCAGATTTAATGGATAAAGATAAGGTGACTCTTTTAACAGATGCTCCAGCTATTGCTGAAGGTAAAAAAATATTTGAGTCAAATTGTGTGGCTTGTCACCGTCCTGATGCTGGTGGTGCTATTGGACCAAATTTAACAGATAAGTTTTGGATTCTAGGAGGTGGTATTAAAAATGTTTTCAATACTATTTCTGAAGGTGGTCGTTCTGGAAAAGGTATGGTGCCTTGGAAAGAATCTTTAAAACCTACAGAAATTCAAAAAGTAGCAAGTTATGTGCTTTCTTTACAAGGTTCAAATCCAAAAGATGGAAAACCAGCAGAAGGAGATGAATGGGTAGAGGAAGGTGCAGCTCCTTCAACCGAAGCTACTACAGAAGTTGTAGAAACTGTTGTAGATTCAACAAAAACTGAATAA